In a genomic window of Candidatus Manganitrophaceae bacterium:
- a CDS encoding putative zinc-binding peptidase, giving the protein MKVFHCDHCQQLVFFENTRCVQCDRLLAFLPDLGVVGSLDPAGGNQWRSPLPEAEGKGYRLCANYSQESVCNWAVPSDDPHPFCQSCRLTQVIPNLSQPGHKEAWFKLESAKRRLVYSLVTLGCPINSKSDDPERGLSYQFLADLETPGADPVLTGHADGVITINVAEADDAERERRRQQLHEPYRTLLGHFRHEVGHYYWDRLVQNSPRIDPFRKLFGDERKDYKRSLQEYYQQGPPTDWQQRFVSAYAGAHPWEDWAETWAHYLHMTDTLETAADCGLSLRPKRPNEPVLKATFSPAPSGEFDQLIDHWFPLTYLLNNLNRGLGLPDGYPFVLSTPAIDKLRFVHETIRATSITTVQR; this is encoded by the coding sequence GTGAAAGTTTTTCATTGTGACCATTGTCAGCAGTTGGTTTTCTTCGAGAACACCCGATGTGTCCAGTGTGATCGCCTATTGGCTTTTCTGCCCGACCTCGGCGTCGTTGGATCGCTCGACCCCGCCGGCGGGAACCAATGGCGGTCGCCGCTTCCTGAAGCCGAGGGAAAGGGGTATCGCCTCTGCGCAAACTACAGTCAGGAAAGCGTCTGTAATTGGGCCGTCCCGTCCGACGACCCACATCCGTTCTGCCAATCGTGCCGGCTCACCCAGGTGATTCCGAACCTCTCCCAGCCGGGACACAAAGAGGCGTGGTTCAAGCTGGAGTCGGCGAAGCGGCGGCTCGTCTACAGCCTCGTGACGCTCGGATGTCCTATCAACAGTAAGAGCGACGACCCGGAACGGGGCCTCTCTTATCAGTTTTTAGCCGATCTGGAGACGCCGGGCGCCGATCCGGTCCTTACCGGCCATGCCGACGGCGTCATCACCATCAACGTGGCGGAGGCCGACGATGCAGAACGGGAGCGGCGCCGGCAGCAGCTGCATGAGCCGTATCGTACCCTTCTTGGCCATTTTCGCCATGAGGTCGGTCACTATTATTGGGACCGGCTGGTTCAAAACAGCCCCCGGATCGACCCGTTTCGAAAATTATTTGGAGACGAGCGGAAGGATTACAAGCGGTCTCTCCAAGAATATTATCAGCAAGGTCCGCCGACCGACTGGCAGCAGCGCTTTGTCAGCGCCTATGCCGGCGCCCACCCCTGGGAGGACTGGGCGGAAACCTGGGCGCATTACCTCCATATGACCGACACCCTTGAGACGGCGGCCGACTGCGGGCTGTCGCTCCGGCCGAAGCGCCCAAACGAGCCGGTGCTCAAGGCGACCTTTTCTCCGGCTCCTTCCGGGGAGTTTGATCAGTTGATCGACCACTGGTTCCCCTTAACCTACCTGCTCAATAACCTCAATCGCGGCCTTGGATTGCCGGATGGGTATCCCTTCGTTCTCTCCACCCCGGCGATCGACAAGTTGCGGTTCGTTCATGAGACGATTCGTGCGACATCGATTACGACCGTTCAGCGGTAA